In Leptospira fletcheri, the genomic window GAAAAATTCGGACAGAAATTGCGGGAAAAAGCGAATTTGCTTTTCGGATACCCGGACGATAGAGAATCGGACAGGTCTCGCTTTCCGGTTTAGTGACCCACGTCAAAAATCCGATTTACATTCATTTAAAAAAAAGTTCCTATGGAAAAATATGGGAATGTCCTTTTCCCTAGGAGAGATCGAGGCCCAAGTAAGGGATCTCCTAGCAAACGGTTTGATAGGAAATTCCCAGGATTTCCATGCCTGGATCCGAATGGATGTTCTCAGAAAATTTCGGGAAGAACCTGTTTTTTCTCCGGAATGGATTCCAAAAATATTGGAGACCATGGTCGGGACGGGAGAAGCGGCTCGGGGAAAATTGGATCCTAGAGAATATTCCCTGTCTGCGGAATCGCCTGCACGTAAAAAGCCCGTAAAAAAAGAAGAATATTCGGTTTTAGGTCGAACGGAATTCCAGCCCATGCAATACGTTCGGAGCAGACTGGAGACGTTTTTAAGAAGTAACGGAATCTCGGAAGATATCATCGTAGATCTGACGATCGGCTCCATAGAAGCAGTGGAAAATGCCGTAAAATACGGCGACGGAGGAACGGTGGAAGTTTCTTATTCCGTCGATCCCGGAAAATCCTTTAAGATCCGTCTTGTGAACAATTTACGGGACCTGAACCTGGAAGAGGATATCGAAAGAGGCAAATTTTCTTCCACTGCGACATTGATGCGCGGAATGATGGTCATGCAGAAATTATTCGATAAAATGGATCTGGAAATTTTGGAAGAACGCAAACAGGCGCTGTTCTTGGCCGAAAAGAAAATCGCCTGAACTTTCCGAATTTTCCCGGGACCAAAAACGTTTTTTTCTCCCAGGATTCTAATGAGTAGGAAAATTACTATGCCCGCCGTTTTCAAGCTTCATTCCCCTTACCAAGCCGCCGGAGATCAGGTCCAAGCCATCGAAAAAATCGCCACCTCTTTTAAAAAGGGAGAGGAGAAGGTTACTCTCGTCGGAGTCACCGGTTCGGGAAAGACTTTCACTATGGCGGAAGTGATTTCTAAACTCGGATTACCCACTCTGGTGCTTTCGCATAACAAAACTCTTGCGGCTCAGTTATTCCGCGAATTTAAGGAATTTTTTCCGGAGAACGCAGTCGAGTATTTCGTTTCTTATTACGATTACTACCAACCGGAGGCGTATGTTCCTTCCTCGGACACATTCATCGAAAAGGATATGTCCATGAACGAGGAAATCGACAAGCTCAGGTTGCGCGCCACTTCCTCGCTTTTGGAGAGAGACGATGTAGTGATCGTGAGTTCCGTTTCCTGCATTTACGGTTTGGGATCTCCGGAAGAATATACTAAGTCGGTGGTCTCCGTCCAAAAAGGAGAAACCATAGACCGGGATGCGGTGATTCGAAAGCTGCTTCATATCCAGTACAATCGAAACGACGTGGATTTTTCCCGCGGGAATTTTCGGGTTCGAGGAGATTCCGTGGAAATCTTTCCCGCCTATCATACGGACGGAATTCGGATCGAATTTTTCGGAGATGAAATCGACGCGATTTCCCGGATCCAACCCGTAACGGGTCAGGTGATCGCCAAATTGGATCGTTGTTTTGTCTATCCCGCAAAGCACTTCATCACTTCTTCTCCCATGCTTAAAGATGCGATGGGTGTGATCCACGCAGAGATGTTGCAACAGGAAGAAAAATTCAAAAAAGAGAATAAGTTCCTGGAAGCCCAACGGATCGTATCCCGCACGAACTATGATATGGAAATGCTCCGGGAGATGGGGTATTGCAGCGGAATCGAGAATTACTCCCGTCATTTGACGGGAAGAAAAGAGGGAGAACGTCCCGCCTGCCTGATCGATTATTTTCGGGGAGATTTTTTACTGATCGTGGATGAGTCTCACGTTACGATTCCCCAAGTCGGAGGGATGTATGCGGGAGATAGGGCCAGAAAAACGACTTTGGTGGATTTCGGATTCAGACTTCCTTCCGCTCTGGACAACCGTCCTTTGAATTTTACGGAGTTCGAGGATCTAACGCCTAAAACCCTGTACGTTTCCGCTACTCCGGCAGACTATGAGATGGAAAAAAGCAAAACCATCGTAGAACAGATCATTCGTCCGACGGGGCTTCTGGATCCGATCGTGGAGATTCGTCCTACAAAGAATCAAGTGGAAGATTTGTTGATCGAGATCCGAAAGCGGACGGACCAGGGAGAAAGAGTACTCGTTACGACTTTGACCAAGAAAATGGCGGAAGACTTGACGGATTATTATAAGGAGTTAGGAGTCAAGGTTTCCTACCTGCATTCGGAAGTGGATACCTTGGAAAGAGTGGAGATCATTCGGGATTTGAGGAAAGGGATTTATGACGTTCTCGTGGGTATCAATCTTCTTCGGGAAGGTTTGGATATACCGGAGGTTTCTCTCGTGGCAATTCTGGACGCGGATAAGGAAGGGTTTTTAAGAAATTATAAATCTTTGATACAAACCATTGGTCGAGCCGCCCGTAACGTGAACGGTACGGCGGTGTTGTATGCGGACAAGACGACCGAATCCATGGAAAAAGCGATAGAAGAAACGCGTCGTCGTCGCTCTATCCAAGAGGAGCACAACGTAAAATACAGGATCTCTCCTAAGACGATCTCGAAGGGGATCAGCGACATTATCGAACGCGAACAGCGAGAATTTACGATGGAAGAAGCCGCGATGGAAAACATCAACAAGCAATTCCGGGAAAAGAACTTCTCCAGCAAGGAAGAGATGAAAGAACGTCTCAGGGAAGAAATGCTGAAGGCCGCAAAGGAATTGGATTTCGAAAGAGCGGCCATGCTGCGCGACAAAATGCTGTCCTTGAAATCGTAGGGAAAGGAATGATAACCGAAATCACTATAGGAATCACTTCCGCCGTCAGTCTGTATGCGCTTTTCGTAAACCAGGACTTTTTAGAGCGTTTTTTATTGCGTCCTTACAGAGACGCGAAAGAAGGAAGGTTTTACACTTTAGTCACTGGAGCTTTTTTACACTCGGATGTGTTCCACCTGTTGTTCAATATGGTGACCTTGTATTTTTTCGGTCCGGCTGTGGAATACAGTATCGGGGGATGGGGGTTCCTGTCCGTGTATCTGGCTTCCATACTTTCCGCGGGTGGAATCTCCTTTGCCAAGAACAAGGACAATCCTAAATATGCAACGCTTGGCGCTTCCGGTGGAACTGCAGGAATCGTTTTCGCTTCCGTCCTTTTTTTCCCACAATCCAGTATTTTTCTATTTTTGATTCCGGTCCCGATTCCCGCACCGTTATTCGCGATTCTGTACTTGGGATATACGTTTTACGCTGCCAAAAAAGGGAACGACGGAATCAATCACGACGCGCACCTTTACGGAGCTCTAACAGGTTTGGCAATCGCGATTTTTGCGAAGCCTGAGGCCTTGCCGAAGTTTCTGTATTACATTTTGAATGTATTCCGTTGAGGTTCGGATCAGGGTATCAAACCGGACCCGATTCAGAATTTCTTTATCCCCCTTTCGCGATCTTCTGCTGGATGAAGGATTTGAATTTGTCGGATCCGAAACTCGCTTCCAAGCGGATGATTTCAGGCGCAAGGTAGGGGTGCTTCTTCATAATATACTCTTCGATCGCGGAATACTGTTCCGCTTTCGCTTTCAACAAAATCTTGTTTTCGGAATCGATAGTCAATTTTCCCTCCCACTGGTAAAGTAGGGATACTTCCGGAAAGATCGTCCCGCTGATGATGATTCCGTTTTGGAGCATTTCTGCTATGTATTCCTCCGCTAGGTCGCGATCCGCGAGAGTGGTGAAAATGAGTATTTCTTGGGATGACATTCTTTCCTCCGAAAGACAGGAAAATGCGCTTTCGTTACGATTTGTCCAGCCTTTCTCCGTTCCTCCCCGAATCTAAGACAGGGAATGTTGCGAGCTCAATTTTTACATAGGTTCCGACAATGATCGATGCAGCCGTTTCTCTTCCTGTCCACGGTAATGGCGGTAAAAACGGTCTGTACGCTCGGGGTCGGAAATTCGTTCCAGCACTCGTCCTTACAGTTATTGTAAAGTACGGAACAGTCTTTAGAATTTCTTAAATTGCGGCCGGCTTCCGAAGTCATGAGTTCGAACAACCGCTTTTCCTCTTCGCTTTTAAAGGTCGGTTTTTTTCCGAGTCTTTTTAGCTCCTCCGCGGAGAGGTTGCCTTCCTCAGGTTTGGGGACTTCTCGCAGTTCCGTTTTCTCCTTAGCTTTAGAATTCCCGTTCCAATCTACGGTAAAAAAACAACCGCTTAGAAAAAGAAAAAGCAAGGGTAAATATCGGAAGGAATTTCTCCGAAAGAAGGAGTATGCGGACATGCTTCCACGGTCTTTTGCGCTCCGAGCCTCGCAAAGAAAGATTTGACCGTAAGATCGGAAAAACGGGGAGAAATCTTTTTTTGGAATCTTGAACGTACGATCCGATTCCTCGGGTCTAACAGTTGAGAGACTAGTTTTTCTCTTTTCTTTTTCGATGAAAAATTGGAAAAAAATTTCCGAAAACTTCGTCCAATAAGATTGCCAGTACATGGCGGTCCCTCTATTCTTTCAAGAAGGAGCCGATACGCCGAAGGGGAGAATTCGAATTTGCATTTTAGAATTTTCGTAACGATTTTTTCCGTAATTGCGTTTTCGAACTGTAGCGCCCTCGCCTGGGGCTGGGTCAAATTACCTGACGGTGTAAGCTGGGATCACCCGGTGCATTTGGATCGGACTCCTGTGGACGGTTTTTCCGTTCATTTTCCCGAGGAATCCGGAATGGATTCCCGTCCCTTAGTCGAACTTTCGCAGAAAATGCGGAAAGATAAGACCGAGGTCCGGTCCTTCCTGATCGCGAAGGAAGGAAAATTGGTTTGGGAGAGATACGCAGGCGGTGTTTCTAGGAACCACAACCATAATATGTATTCCGTCACCAAATCCATGTTATCTCTTTTATTGGGGATCTGCTACAGCAACGGCTGTGGCGTCGATCTGGATGAAAGCCTCGCAGTTACGGAATCTAGTCTACCCGGAATTTTACCGACCGAATTGTCCGGAAAAGAATCGGTCCGTCTGAAAGACGCATTGCGTATGAGTTCCGGGATGGGCTGGGACTCGTTCGTTAGAAGAGAAGAAATTCGGACCGAGGCAAATCCTCTCTCCGTAGCGTGGGAGCCCCAGGTTTCTTCTCCCCCGGGGACGAAATTCGAATATTCCAACGGGGATTCCCAGTTGGCGGCAGGGTATCTGGAAGCGAAGACGGGAAAGAACCTGTATGAATATGCAAAAAATACGATCTTTGCCTGGTTGCGAATCCACGGAGAAGAATGGTATACTTCCGCTTCCGGTAGACAAACGGGCGGATTCGGTTTGAGACTGAGGCCGATCGATATGGTCAAAATAGGCCAATTGTATTTGGAAGGAGGCCGCTGGCATAACCGTCAGGTCCTTCGTCCGGAATGGATCGCCTGGACCCTGGAACCCGGTGTGGACCCGCGTTACGGACTTCATTGGTGGTTACACGAATTCGAAGGAAAGTCCACGTTCATGGCCACGGGAAAAGGAGGTCAGTACATCTACGTGATTCCTCATAGAAAAATCGTAGTCGTGCTTACTTCGGCCATCTGGGATAAGGCTCCGGATGCATTGTTGCATTCCGTCCTGGAAGCGGTAAAACTTTCCTTGCATTCCAAGGACAAGATGCCGACCAAAGAAAAAGAAATCGCAATGTTGAAGGAATTAAAGTTGGCTCATAAATCCTCTTTGGATCCCAAATTAAAGGAAGGAGCGGACGAAACGAGGTTAGCAGTTCAACCGGGACTTTCGCCCTCACATCCATAAATCCGATTTTTCGAGACTAAGC contains:
- a CDS encoding ATP-binding protein, encoding MSFSLGEIEAQVRDLLANGLIGNSQDFHAWIRMDVLRKFREEPVFSPEWIPKILETMVGTGEAARGKLDPREYSLSAESPARKKPVKKEEYSVLGRTEFQPMQYVRSRLETFLRSNGISEDIIVDLTIGSIEAVENAVKYGDGGTVEVSYSVDPGKSFKIRLVNNLRDLNLEEDIERGKFSSTATLMRGMMVMQKLFDKMDLEILEERKQALFLAEKKIA
- the cutA gene encoding divalent-cation tolerance protein CutA, which encodes MSSQEILIFTTLADRDLAEEYIAEMLQNGIIISGTIFPEVSLLYQWEGKLTIDSENKILLKAKAEQYSAIEEYIMKKHPYLAPEIIRLEASFGSDKFKSFIQQKIAKGG
- a CDS encoding serine hydrolase domain-containing protein produces the protein MHFRIFVTIFSVIAFSNCSALAWGWVKLPDGVSWDHPVHLDRTPVDGFSVHFPEESGMDSRPLVELSQKMRKDKTEVRSFLIAKEGKLVWERYAGGVSRNHNHNMYSVTKSMLSLLLGICYSNGCGVDLDESLAVTESSLPGILPTELSGKESVRLKDALRMSSGMGWDSFVRREEIRTEANPLSVAWEPQVSSPPGTKFEYSNGDSQLAAGYLEAKTGKNLYEYAKNTIFAWLRIHGEEWYTSASGRQTGGFGLRLRPIDMVKIGQLYLEGGRWHNRQVLRPEWIAWTLEPGVDPRYGLHWWLHEFEGKSTFMATGKGGQYIYVIPHRKIVVVLTSAIWDKAPDALLHSVLEAVKLSLHSKDKMPTKEKEIAMLKELKLAHKSSLDPKLKEGADETRLAVQPGLSPSHP
- a CDS encoding rhomboid family intramembrane serine protease; amino-acid sequence: MITEITIGITSAVSLYALFVNQDFLERFLLRPYRDAKEGRFYTLVTGAFLHSDVFHLLFNMVTLYFFGPAVEYSIGGWGFLSVYLASILSAGGISFAKNKDNPKYATLGASGGTAGIVFASVLFFPQSSIFLFLIPVPIPAPLFAILYLGYTFYAAKKGNDGINHDAHLYGALTGLAIAIFAKPEALPKFLYYILNVFR
- the uvrB gene encoding excinuclease ABC subunit UvrB — encoded protein: MPAVFKLHSPYQAAGDQVQAIEKIATSFKKGEEKVTLVGVTGSGKTFTMAEVISKLGLPTLVLSHNKTLAAQLFREFKEFFPENAVEYFVSYYDYYQPEAYVPSSDTFIEKDMSMNEEIDKLRLRATSSLLERDDVVIVSSVSCIYGLGSPEEYTKSVVSVQKGETIDRDAVIRKLLHIQYNRNDVDFSRGNFRVRGDSVEIFPAYHTDGIRIEFFGDEIDAISRIQPVTGQVIAKLDRCFVYPAKHFITSSPMLKDAMGVIHAEMLQQEEKFKKENKFLEAQRIVSRTNYDMEMLREMGYCSGIENYSRHLTGRKEGERPACLIDYFRGDFLLIVDESHVTIPQVGGMYAGDRARKTTLVDFGFRLPSALDNRPLNFTEFEDLTPKTLYVSATPADYEMEKSKTIVEQIIRPTGLLDPIVEIRPTKNQVEDLLIEIRKRTDQGERVLVTTLTKKMAEDLTDYYKELGVKVSYLHSEVDTLERVEIIRDLRKGIYDVLVGINLLREGLDIPEVSLVAILDADKEGFLRNYKSLIQTIGRAARNVNGTAVLYADKTTESMEKAIEETRRRRSIQEEHNVKYRISPKTISKGISDIIEREQREFTMEEAAMENINKQFREKNFSSKEEMKERLREEMLKAAKELDFERAAMLRDKMLSLKS